From Camelina sativa cultivar DH55 chromosome 7, Cs, whole genome shotgun sequence, one genomic window encodes:
- the LOC104701389 gene encoding uncharacterized protein LOC104701389 encodes MVKVLTYFGMTLAAFAFWQSMDKVHVWIALHQDEKQERLEKEAEVRRVRAELLRKAREEDPLA; translated from the exons ATGGTGAAGGTTTTGACCTATTTTGGCATGACATTGGCAGCTTTCGCCTTTTGGCAATCCATGGACAAAGTTCATGTTTGGATCGCTCTTCATCAAGACGAGAAG CAAGAAAGATTGGAGAAGGAAGCGGAGGTAAGGCGGGTCAGGGCAGAGCTGCTGCGGAAAGCTAGAGAGGAGGATCCTCTTGCCTGA